A stretch of Anoplopoma fimbria isolate UVic2021 breed Golden Eagle Sablefish chromosome 4, Afim_UVic_2022, whole genome shotgun sequence DNA encodes these proteins:
- the fgf18a gene encoding fibroblast growth factor 18a, translating into MWSLLSTLTVLCIQMLLVMCNPMQQVLGVDGVNFSVHVENQTQVRDTMSRRHHRVYQLYSRTSGKHVQVLGRRISARGEDGDKFAQLVVEADTFGSQVRIRGKETNFYLCMNRRGKLVGKKASNRSEDCVFVEKVLENHYTALMSARYTGWYVGFTKRGRPRRGPHTLPNQQDVHFMKRFPPGEQPDLTTPFRFTTVSKRGKRVRATGPR; encoded by the exons ATGTGGTCCCTTCTTTCCACGCTGACCGTCTT aTGTATCCAGATGTTGCTGGTGATGTGCAATCCAATGCAG CAGGTACTTGGTGTGGATGGGGTCAACTTCAGCGTGCATGTGGAGAACCAAACGCAGGTGCGAGACACCATGAGTCGGCGACACCATCGGGTCTACCAGCTCTACAGCCGCACCAGCGGCAAACATGTCCAGGTGCTGGGACGCAGAATCAGCGCtcgaggagaagatggagacaAATTtg CCCAGCTCGTAGTGGAGGCTGATACCTTTGGTAGCCAGGTGAGAATCCGGGGCAAAGAAACCAATTTCTACCTGTGCATGAACCGCCGTGGAAAGCTGGTAGGAAAG aAGGCCAGTAATCGAAGCGAAGACTGCGTCTTTGTGGAAAAGGTTCTGGAAAACCACTACACAGCTCTGATGTCAGCGCGCTACACAGGCTGGTATGTGGGCTTCACTAAAAGAGGCCGTCCACGCCGAGGCCCCCACACACTCCCGAACCAGCAGGACGTACACTTCATGAAGCGCTTCCCGCCTGGTGAGCAGCCCGACCTCACCACCCCCTTTCGCTTCACCACCGTCAGCAAGCGGGGCAAGCGGGTGCGCGCTACCGGGCCCCGCTAG